A window of the Pseudomonas gozinkensis genome harbors these coding sequences:
- a CDS encoding CusA/CzcA family heavy metal efflux RND transporter, translated as MFERLIQFAIEQRIIVLLAVLLMAGLGIASYQKLPIDAVPDITNVQVQINTGAAGFSPLETEQRITFPIETAMAGLPALEQTRSLSRSGLSQVTVIFKDGTDLFFARQLVNERLQSAKEQLPEGVEAVMGPISTGLGEIFLWTVETKEGALKDDGTPYTPTDLRVIQDWIIKPQLRNVPGVAEINTIGGFAKEYQIAPDPKKLAAYKLTLTDLVTALERNNANVGAGYIERSGEQLLIRAPGQVASTEDIANIVMANVDGTPIRIKNVATVDIGRELRSGAATENGREVVLGTVFMLIGENSRTVSQAVAAKLEQINKSLPTGVIAVPVYDRTHLVDKAIATVKKNLIEGAILVIAILFLFLGNIRAALITAMVIPLSMLFTFTGMFSNKVSANLMSLGALDFGIIVDGAVVIVENTLRRLAHAQQHHGRLLTRSERFHEVFAAAKEARRPLIFGQLIIMVVYLPIFALSGVEGKMFHPMAFTVVIALLGAMLLSVTFVPAAIALFVTGKVKEEEGVVMRGARRVYAPALDWVMSHRTMAVGAALGVIVLSGVVTSRMGSEFVPSLSEGDFALQALRVPGTSLTQSVDMQQRLETLILNKVPEVERVFARTGTAEIASDPMPPNISDSYVMLKPKEQWPDPGKSRETLMAELQQAAATLPGSNYELSQPIQLRFNELISGVRSDVAVKVFGDDMDVLNATAAKIAAAMQKVDGASEVKVEQTTGLPVLTINIDRDKAARYGLNVGDVQDTIAVAVGGQKAGTLYEGDRRFDMVVRLSDAMRKDIDGLSALLIPVPAAGGDASSQIGFIALKDVASLDLVLGPNQVSRENGKRLVIVSANVRGRDIGSFVAEAGEAIERDVQVPAGYWTTWGGQFEQLQSAAKRLQIVVPVALLLVFGLLFMMFNNLKDGLLVFTGIPFALTGGVMALWLRDIPLSISAGVGFIALSGVAVLNGLVMIAFIRNLREEGRSLSDAIHEGALTRLRPVLMTALVASLGFIPMALATGTGAEVQRPLATVVIGGILSSTILTLLILPALYQLAHRRDEDTGQLNR; from the coding sequence ACGGCACCGATCTGTTCTTTGCCCGGCAATTGGTCAACGAGCGGTTGCAGTCGGCCAAGGAGCAATTGCCCGAAGGCGTGGAAGCGGTGATGGGGCCGATTTCCACCGGGCTCGGCGAGATCTTTTTATGGACGGTCGAGACCAAGGAAGGCGCGCTGAAAGATGACGGAACGCCCTACACGCCGACCGATCTGCGGGTGATCCAGGACTGGATCATCAAGCCGCAACTGCGCAACGTCCCCGGTGTGGCCGAAATCAACACCATCGGCGGTTTTGCCAAGGAGTACCAGATTGCGCCCGATCCGAAAAAGCTCGCGGCCTACAAACTGACCCTCACCGATCTGGTGACGGCGCTGGAGCGCAACAACGCCAATGTCGGTGCCGGGTACATCGAGCGCAGCGGCGAGCAATTGCTGATACGCGCACCGGGGCAAGTGGCGAGCACCGAGGACATTGCCAACATCGTCATGGCCAACGTCGACGGCACGCCGATCCGCATCAAAAACGTCGCCACCGTGGACATCGGTCGCGAACTGCGCAGCGGCGCCGCCACGGAAAATGGCCGGGAAGTGGTGCTCGGCACGGTGTTCATGTTGATCGGTGAAAACAGTCGCACGGTTTCCCAGGCCGTCGCCGCCAAGCTCGAACAGATCAACAAGTCGTTGCCCACCGGCGTGATCGCGGTGCCGGTGTATGACCGTACGCATCTGGTCGATAAGGCCATCGCCACGGTGAAGAAAAACCTCATCGAAGGCGCGATTCTGGTCATCGCGATCCTCTTCCTGTTCCTCGGCAATATCCGCGCCGCGCTGATCACGGCGATGGTGATTCCGCTGTCGATGCTGTTCACCTTCACCGGCATGTTCAGCAACAAGGTCAGCGCCAACCTGATGAGCCTCGGCGCGCTCGACTTCGGCATCATCGTCGACGGCGCGGTGGTGATCGTCGAAAACACCCTGCGCCGGCTGGCCCATGCGCAGCAGCATCACGGGCGCCTGCTGACGCGATCCGAGCGTTTCCATGAAGTGTTTGCGGCGGCGAAGGAGGCGCGGCGACCGCTGATTTTCGGCCAGTTGATCATCATGGTGGTGTACCTGCCGATCTTCGCCCTGAGCGGCGTCGAAGGAAAAATGTTCCATCCGATGGCGTTCACCGTGGTCATCGCGTTACTCGGCGCCATGCTCTTGTCCGTCACTTTTGTACCGGCGGCGATTGCGCTGTTCGTGACCGGCAAGGTCAAGGAAGAAGAGGGCGTGGTGATGCGCGGTGCGCGTCGCGTTTATGCACCGGCGCTGGACTGGGTCATGTCCCACCGGACGATGGCGGTCGGCGCGGCGCTGGGAGTGATTGTGCTCAGTGGCGTGGTCACCAGCCGCATGGGCAGCGAGTTTGTGCCGAGTCTCAGCGAAGGCGATTTTGCCTTGCAGGCGTTGCGCGTGCCGGGCACCAGCCTGACGCAATCGGTGGATATGCAGCAGCGGCTGGAAACGTTGATCCTTAATAAAGTGCCGGAAGTCGAGCGCGTCTTCGCCCGCACCGGCACTGCGGAAATCGCTTCCGACCCGATGCCGCCGAACATCTCCGACAGCTACGTGATGCTCAAACCGAAAGAGCAATGGCCGGATCCGGGCAAGTCCCGGGAAACCCTGATGGCCGAACTGCAACAGGCTGCCGCGACGCTGCCGGGCAGCAACTATGAACTGTCGCAGCCGATCCAGTTGCGCTTCAACGAACTGATCTCCGGCGTGCGCAGCGACGTGGCGGTCAAGGTGTTCGGCGATGACATGGACGTGCTCAACGCCACGGCGGCGAAGATTGCCGCCGCGATGCAGAAGGTCGACGGCGCGTCCGAGGTCAAGGTCGAGCAAACCACCGGTCTGCCGGTGCTGACCATCAACATCGACCGCGACAAAGCCGCGCGTTACGGGCTCAACGTCGGCGATGTGCAGGACACCATTGCGGTGGCCGTCGGTGGGCAGAAGGCCGGGACGCTGTATGAAGGTGATCGTCGATTCGACATGGTGGTGCGGTTGTCCGACGCCATGCGCAAGGACATCGACGGGTTGTCGGCGCTGCTGATTCCGGTGCCGGCGGCGGGTGGTGATGCTTCCAGTCAGATCGGCTTCATTGCGTTGAAGGACGTTGCCAGTCTCGATCTGGTGCTGGGGCCGAATCAGGTCAGTCGCGAGAACGGCAAGCGGCTGGTGATCGTCAGCGCCAACGTGCGTGGGCGTGACATCGGCTCTTTTGTCGCCGAGGCGGGCGAAGCGATCGAGCGCGACGTGCAGGTGCCGGCGGGTTACTGGACCACCTGGGGCGGCCAGTTCGAGCAACTGCAATCGGCGGCCAAGCGCTTGCAGATCGTGGTGCCGGTGGCGTTGCTGCTGGTGTTCGGGCTGCTGTTCATGATGTTCAACAACCTCAAGGACGGCTTGCTGGTGTTTACCGGGATTCCGTTTGCGCTGACCGGCGGGGTCATGGCGTTGTGGCTGCGGGACATTCCGCTGTCGATCTCGGCGGGTGTCGGGTTTATCGCGCTGTCCGGCGTGGCGGTGCTCAACGGGCTGGTGATGATTGCGTTTATCCGCAACTTGCGGGAGGAGGGGCGCTCGCTGTCCGACGCGATTCACGAAGGTGCGTTGACGCGATTGCGTCCGGTGTTGATGACGGCGCTGGTGGCGTCTTTGGGCTTCATTCCGATGGCTCTTGCGACCGGCACCGGGGCCGAGGTGCAGCGACCGCTGGCGACGGTAGTGATTGGCGGGATCCTGTCCTCGACCATTCTCACGCTGCTGATCCTGCCGGCGTTGTATCAGCTGGCGCATCGTCGGGATGAGGACACTGGTCAACTGAATAGATGA